From the Anopheles merus strain MAF chromosome 2L, AmerM5.1, whole genome shotgun sequence genome, the window CGATCAAACAAAAGTGACACAAAAAGCTCAACAATGATTTTTTAGCAGAATCTAAATATTTGCTGCTAATACATACATAGTTGAGGAATATAATTCTAGTCTGATATGTTTTCCTCCCACCACCCACTTCACCATCGATGTTCACTTATTTACAGGCGAACAATTTTACAGGCACAATAATTACAGGCGAACAATTTTTTTACTGGATTGTTTTGATATttagaaaaatatatttttataatttttattataaaacttagaaaaccttacaataagttataaaaacactttttaatttaacacttttaatttttttcgttataAGTCGTGTAAAAACGTGTACCAAcgtgtaaaaaatatacaaagatgtaaaatagtattttgcacaactcatacattcactgtttttatctatctcaTATGGGTTTTCcacaaattgcaaaaaaaaaacaaattttgtgGACTGTCATGTGGATACACTTCACATTATCGAAATATAGAATGTATATTAATGCCTCATGTGGAATAAAAATTGTGTAATAGAAATCTAAAAGAGCGCAATAGAAGGGTCGTTCTACACGCTAAAATACGGTACGTATGGAATTGAATTCCATATGGACCGCCCGTACGTAGCTGTCTATTAATTATCCATTTGCGTCGTCACGAAAACCACTAAAAGGGCTGAtaatcatatcatatcatatcatatgtGACCCATTtcgacaagaaaaaaaaacaaatattactCATTAAACAAGATTTGTAAATGAGTTTTGATAAGCTTCCattgtttatttcatgttAGTGATAGGgagtaaattaaaaatcattaatttaaaacatttaacatACATTTGCACAAATTCATTAAACTCATATCATTTACAATATTTATGAATTTCCTCAATTGTTCAAACACAGCTTAGATGATCAAATCTAACTGAAATATTTGTACAGACGGTGATCaccgttttgtttgattttttgtactAGAATTAGGAAATTACTAAGCACCTATAGATATATCAAACTCAGGTGCTAAGATTAAAAAGAATCAGTAATAGGCAATACCGAGCTCATTGATTGAAGATCACTAGTGAAAAGAATCAGTGCGCTATGCGATCACTAGCGAAAGGATGGTTGAGTATGGGATGGAGAGAAATTGTTATTATATATTAGATGGAATAATACAAATTATAAAGAAATATAAATCCTTGGTGTATACTTTTAACATGAAACGTTTTGAACAtgcaatcaattaaaatagtagatattaaaaaaaaacaaatttcaccACTTGAAAAtacaatttcaaaataatttttactGTCGTAGATAATTAACACGTCGAAATAACGGATTACGGCCGGGCCGTAATaattaagcaaaaaaataaataaataaataaataaataagataaTTAACACGCTGCTACAAATTAAATGTGATCTACAAAGAATAGTACTACGATTATCAATAGTATCgggtttttctttgtttcctGTGACGCACATTTCAATATAGATCCCTCCATTCCCGCTAGGAGATAAACATATTCCAATTTACTCATCCCAATCCGAAAGACGTTCGACGACGTTACTGTGACGTCAGTTGTAACGCATCGTCTTTGAATTGATGTTGTCGttggaattttctttcatCAACACATTCCAACCGAGGTCGCATCGAACCTAGACGAACGGTGGAGATATAAAAGCAAGCTGCTGAACATAAGATATCATCAGTTTCTGGAACACACAGCAAGACGCACGTTCTCGAAAAGAATTCGCGAATCAATAAAACCTAAAACACAGCTTCAGTATGTTCAAGGTATACAGAAGAACTTCAACTTCAGCTTCTACAAGGTGATAACACTGTGATTTCCCTCTCCTTAAGGTACTGTGTTTACTCGCTGTCGTTGCGGTGGTCTCCGCCGGAATTAGCCAACCGAGGCCATCGGCCGTCCATCAGCCGAGAATTGTGAAGCGGGAGGCCGAAACCGGGCCAGCAGAGCCGAAGGAAGCAGTGGAAGCGGTCGAGGGCCAGGACGATATGGATAAGGCGGAGACGTTCGGGTTCGGATACCACAAGGTGATCCATGTTTACCCTGGCTATCATCACGGATTCTATCCCAGCTATGGCTACGGATATGGTTACCCAGGCTATCATCACAATTACTATCACGGATATTACTACTAGAAGTCAGATCGTAATAAAGTATTTcaaataagtttaaaaaaaaaacacagcaatgCAATTTAATGTAAACTGTTTGTATGAAAGAAAAGCGTAGACTAAAAAAACTTACTAGCTTACTTACTACTCGGAACTATTACAggtaccaaacacacacaaaaaaattgaGAAGCAAGCAAGCTCATAAACAATTATTCagtttggtttgaaaaatCGCCTTGCAAGAAATAAagtacagtagaacgtcgattattcgggcagctcgggaccggaTGGTTACCGGTTCGCGGATAATGATCCATAAAATGacaaatttatataaaattataaaattcactGGTTATACTAGCAACTCACTTTGAATCAATTGTTTAATCATGagtagaatattattttaattaatgctgACTTTCATGCTGTTTTATTATTAGCTAAATTGTCTAGATAAATTGAGAGTTTACTAGTTTAGTTAGGATTAGTATTTCataaatgattttatttatttgttagttATTTTAAGTCTGCGTaatttagccttgatggcggGGATAgaatttaataaatgaaataaatgaaa encodes:
- the LOC121594032 gene encoding uncharacterized protein LOC121594032, whose translation is MFKVLCLLAVVAVVSAGISQPRPSAVHQPRIVKREAETGPAEPKEAVEAVEGQDDMDKAETFGFGYHKVIHVYPGYHHGFYPSYGYGYGYPGYHHNYYHGYYY